In Nostoc sphaeroides, the genomic window CAATTGATTACCTCTTGTTCTGCTAATGAGGAAATATTTGGCCACAAAACCCAGCGACTACCTTGAGGAAGAGTCGCAAGACTTAGGGGGCTTTGAGTTAGCCAAATCAAGGGATAATTTTTAGGAACTACTGAACTGGAATCTTCTTGCGCTGTGGTTGCTGCTAAGGTTTCTAGTACAAAGCGATCGCCTTTGATTAAATTTGTTGATGCTGTCCACAGTTGCACCTGTAATTGTTGTTGCTGTGCATAAAAGTACAGTGATGCTGCGGCAATTACTGCTTGTTCAAAGTTTTCTTCTTCCCAATTGCTAGCGCTATCAAGGGCAATAACTATTTCTTGTCCACCTGTTACCATTTCTAACTCCCGCACCCTTAATTCTCCATAACGGGCGCTAGTCCGCCAATGAATCAGACGGGTGGGATCTCCGATGCGATAAGGACGGAGCGATCGCACCAGCCCCGTTGTCGCTGTCTGCAAGGGTTTACCACGAGGATCGCCCCTTTTGCTCTCTTGTTGTCCCATTTCGTCTACTAGGGGGCAGGTAGTCAAGGGCAACACTGTGGGATAAACGATCGCTGTGGCAGCACAATCACGCTGACGGCGACACCAGAACAACCCCAAAGGCGCACCAGAACCGAGTTCGACTGTGTGCCAGCGATAAACGCCTCGGCGCTGGGTAGGGTGGTAATATACCCAACGGTAACTACCTTGGCTAGGAATTGTCTCGATGGCTTTTTGTACTGGTTTCCCTAAAACAAAGGGCAGTATATCTTCAACTTGCAATAAGCTTACAGGTTGCTGTGTCTGATTGCAGATTTCTAATTCCACCGTTAGATCGTCGCCGGCTGACACAGGCTGAATGGGACGGCGGGTGATGGATAGATTTGTGAGCGATCGCGGCGGTAAGATGGCTGCTACACCCAAAAGGGCAAAACTAATGCCACTAATGGCATACAGCCAACCAGCCATCGTATTGATACCTGCGCCAAAAAAACAAATAGCCGTTGCTGCTAGCACCCAACCGCCATAAGCAGGGGCACTGGCGCGGATTTCTAACCAATTGGTGATGGGTTTGATGATTTTCATGTTTCTTTTTTAACCCAACACCACCCCAAATTCACAGTGTTTCAGGGGTTGCGTCTGATGTCCTTATCGAAACCGCTTTATAACTTGGTTTACGAAAGTTAAAAAACTCACTCTGCTTTTTCGTTCAGCTAGGGTCTATTCAGGAAATTGGCAGGTGGAATATGAAAGAAACTATCGTCATTGGATTGGAGAAATTAAAACCTTTAGATATGACTTAAATAATCATTTAACAACGAATTTAACAAACAAGTTACAGGATGATTTAGAGAATATTTATCAAAGTGCGGTTGAGTTTGTGAAAATTAAAACCGATTTAAATATTTTTCTAGAAAAGTGCCCTTACACTCTTGTAAAATTATTAGATGAAAATTATTTACCTTAAAGATATCAGTATTATCTGATTTTTGTGAAATCAAATTTTAACTTATCAATACGTGAACTTAAAACTTTCTGGTGACGTTTATCTTTAATATTTTCTAACATCTCTAATGCTAGAGGTGTTAACTGAATTTCAAATTCAATCTTATGTGAGTTTTTCTGAAATGAAAGAAGTACCAAAACATATGATGTGTACGATGATGCTCCCCCTACGCACCGTAAATTTTTGCTATGGTTTGGCGATCGCTTTCTGCAATAATCCCTGCTGGATAGCGATGTCTAGAACGGGCTACGCCTACGCACAGTTAATTCAAAGGGACATACTAGCGTTGCTAAACCTCGTCTAAATCGTGATTTAGTTACTCATCGTTTCATACTGAAATGATTTCAAAGGTGTCTTGATGATCAATTCGATAAAACAAGAAATCAGAATCGAGGGTAAGAATTTGACGATACCCTGTCTTTTCAGCCGTCAAAACCAATGTAGCATCTGCTAAATCCATTGGGCGATCGCAGTTTCACGAATAGTCATGATAATTGCCTTTTTCAGTCCTCTTCATTGTTACTCAAAGATTTGACTAAATGCACGGCAATTGCGATCGCAATTGCACTATTTTTGAGTAACTTCAGTGAGGGCTTCATGGATAACCTCATCACTAACACCGTGACGCTTCAAGCTAGCAATCAGTGCTGAGATATTATCCCCCTCCAGTCGTTCCATATCGGATCTTAGCCCTT contains:
- a CDS encoding DUF58 domain-containing protein, whose protein sequence is MKIIKPITNWLEIRASAPAYGGWVLAATAICFFGAGINTMAGWLYAISGISFALLGVAAILPPRSLTNLSITRRPIQPVSAGDDLTVELEICNQTQQPVSLLQVEDILPFVLGKPVQKAIETIPSQGSYRWVYYHPTQRRGVYRWHTVELGSGAPLGLFWCRRQRDCAATAIVYPTVLPLTTCPLVDEMGQQESKRGDPRGKPLQTATTGLVRSLRPYRIGDPTRLIHWRTSARYGELRVRELEMVTGGQEIVIALDSASNWEEENFEQAVIAAASLYFYAQQQQLQVQLWTASTNLIKGDRFVLETLAATTAQEDSSSVVPKNYPLIWLTQSPLSLATLPQGSRWVLWPNISSLAEQEVINWEHPGIVLQSGVSDGRRCSPLQSQLQKTLHS
- a CDS encoding DUF29 family protein, which encodes MEYERNYRHWIGEIKTFRYDLNNHLTTNLTNKLQDDLENIYQSAVEFVKIKTDLNIFLEKCPYTLVKLLDENYLP